ATGAAAGTCAAACATGTTTAATCTGACCAGGGTGCACGTTAAATGAGCAACGACCACAGAAGGTAGATTTTGGATAAAGTTAATACAGTTTTAGTTATTTGCATGCTGTATTTCAACAGTTTGAACCTGGCAATGTTATTGTATCCTGTATTTGTATGGGTACTTACAAATCTCTGTGCGACCTCACAGTGGCATGTGAGCTGCCATTGTGAATAAAAGAGGACTGACCACCAGACACCATAGTCAGAAGCTGCCTGTagacctccttctcctcttcacacacagactggacaaacagagaagaaCCATGAAATCTAACCATGAAATCTACAAGGAACCGCAACAGCTGAATGAGAAGAAATCACATGTTGCCTCATCGACTGGATGTCTGACCTCCTGTGCTGTGCAGCGGGGCTTGGCTCTGTCTATGCGGCCAGATGAGGTGCTGTGTGTTGGACTCTGCATCACTTTGATGGGAAAAGTCTTCTCATACATGCTGGTGCAGGAGCTGCTTGCAGTGCCCATTCCAGTACAGAGACTGCAGACACAAAATGAGAGTTTAGTAATCTACTGACAACTGTTTACTGATAAATCGTACAGTAAAAGACAGCTTGTCACACAGGAAAATagcagcaaaaacacatttgtaagaATTACCTCGGTGTTCCAAATGGTCGGAGGTTTAGGGGTCTGCCGAGCCGTGGAGACGGTTGCAGTTTGGGGGTGACAAAGGGTGGCAAGTTGACTGAATGACCGTTCGTTTTTGGCACCTCACGATGTGTAGGACTCATGCACACTTGTCGCCTGCAGAGTTTTGTTCCCATGATGGACTTCTCATTACGCAACCATTCTAAAGTTGTAAAGGGAAGAAAAAGTACAGTCATTAATTTCTCTTCAAGAGTTCACACAAACCTCATCAACCTTGATGCAAACGTTTTTACAATGCTTGAAGTGATAAGCCTTGCCTGATTTGGTTGTTTTCCACTCCAACGTTGTTGAGGGAGCAGCGAACGTCTCATTCAACGAGTTCCTTTCAGCAACCTTTGCATAAAACATACACACGtgttaaaacaaagacaacaataTTGTGGTACATTTTAGAATAAATCTGATTCCTCACCGGCCTCCCTGcccaggctgctgctgatgttgagGGCTGCGACTCTCCAGGTGGAGGTCCAGGGGAGGCCGGCAGCATATTTCTAAAAGTAGGGGTTACAGTGATCTTCATCCACGCAGCCACATTAGAACTATGACTCTTCACACCttcagctgcagtcttcacgGAGTCAATAATATCTCCTAGGTAGatttgaaaacagacaaaagtaGGACAATAAGGATTTGAAAATACACCTTCACGTGTCCTCGCACAATGATGTTATAGAATGCAAGAGTGTGCAATTACCCATTCGTGATTTCTTTATGATCAAGCCATCTTGGTCGGCGTTATGTCCATCATCCAAACTTGAGGGAAAACAGTTAGACGCAAATACAGTTAAAAACTTCTTTTATGGGTTTCTCCACATCACAATAACATCGAGGACCAGCGgagcaacagacagacacagttcATTCCAAGAGCAGCCTATGGTCAGTTGTTTAAAGCTCATACCATTCAATCggtcttttcctcctcatcgGACCGTCCCCCGGCGCCCGGCGAGCATCCGAGTGCTCCTCTGCCGGGACACCGTTCCGGAGATTGGCGAAGCTCGTTTCTATCCATCCGTAGATTTTATTCAACATGGCTCAAAAGTTTTACGGACAGCGCCGCTGGTTTGAGTGTGAATCGCTATGGCTGCTTTCAGTCTACCTGTCAATAGAGTCAGAGCAAATTCAGCGAATGCACTTCATTCGGCTGAAGTGTGTTAGCTGAGGCTGCTCGAGGCGCGAACACTCGTCACGAATATCATTTTACTTCCCCGAGACGCGAGCTAACCGTTCGCTAGTTGGCAGAGAAATTCGCTAGTTGCCTTGCTAGCCCGCTATGCTAACCACTCTGCTAGCCGACGCCGTTAGCTACGCGGCTAATTTGTGGAAGTGTGTTTAGATTCCCGTGGGAATGCGGTAAGTCGCAACCGACGCGTTCGGACAAACGGCCACCATGCTGAGTCGCACCCACGCTCACTAGAAGAACCGCAGCGTGACTTTAAATCGCATATTCACTCTTTGAAGAAGAACATCTCCCGCTTCTTCCTCATTCAAAACCACAACATGGCTGCACCGGACCTGTCACCGTCGCGCGCCGTGATTGGACCACGGCGCGTTGCGAGTCCGAGTGCAACGCGGTCTCATTGGTCGACTGCGGGCTGGAGGAGAGAATTTACTGTGACGTCACGGCCGCCGGCTCTGACTTCTGAACGCACTGCGCTCCATCCCTCACGCGCGCGCtacattttgtgtctgtttccttTTGTCGATTCCCTGTAACACTTAAATAGTCCCTCCTGTCTGATCAgattaatatacagtatttttgaaataaaacacatggcGCCAATCTTTATGCCAAACAGTTACCAAGTATTTGATAGTAATCCACAGGCCACatagttttttccccctggtaGTTTGAAAGTAGTGGAAGTTGTGTTTGTTATATGGTGGTGTCACGTGCTGCTATTATTTATAGTTTGCTTGTAATGATGGACTTGTGCTAGTTGACTTCATGTGAGCGTAACTGGCTCTGGATAAATGACTGGATGCACTTGCAAGAGAATACTATTTATACATAATACAGAACACGCATGCTTCATTCTGCACTGAGGGAAGTCCAACATGGGCAGAAATGTTTGCACCTCTGCTCTCCTTGCATGCCCCATTGCACAGTTCGTACAGCCCTGCAATATATGAATTATAGACATTTCGAATCCAGACTAGAGTTTGAATCTTTTTTTCGTTCTGTCCTCTGCTTCGTTGTGACATTAGTATATGTCACCAACTGCCCAAGCAACCCTATATGACCTTGTTGTACCCACTAATTTGTCCCAACTAAACAACCagattaaaaactgtaaatagaCAGTTTGGACAAATATATGTTATTAACATAAATATATGCAGCCCACAATATGCAAGTGGGTTCACAAATGAAGATATGTACTGGGTAATATTACTATGTTCACTAGTATAAGGTAAATACTTCAAAATCAAGCTATTGATGAAAGACAAACGGAGAAGAACAAGTATTTCCCACGACGCTGAAATGTTTACTGTCAAAATATACAACTGAAATTAAGCTCACGTGTTTCCCTGCTGAAAATTGCCAAATGTGAAGCTAGTGTAGATTTGGATGTAGATATAACATGATATATTGAATCAGAATGAACCAATGagcatatttacacacattcaccCTTTTAATAAATGCATACAGTAACACCACTACTACAGTGAAATGCTCTTAAAAGAACAATATGCAACTACTGCATCAATATCATCAAGACAATGTAATCCAAGATGACTTCAGAAAACCTATAAATTCATTCCAAGCTTCAAACCATTCAACATTGATCACAAACTTTCAGAAATATATgattctcttttaaaaaaataaacttcaattGTCATGAAATACAGCATCAAGCCCCTGCACAAATGCAGGCCTTATCAAAAGTAAACCCATGCATGTATGGCACTTTCATGTTATGTTAAATTATTGCGTGTTGCCACTGCAGATTAATTTTGTTGTAGTTTAAATAATACTAGGAGCAGAGATTATAATACAAAAAATCAAGGTTTGTTGAAATTAAATATTCTGATTTAAAGTTTTctgatttaaacacacactttctacaAATAACGAAATAATAACAAACACGGCAACAATGTGAACGACAGCTTCAGAGTTAAGAGAAGCAAAAATCAACATATTGATGAAGGTAGCGACGAGCAGCAACGTCCCAAATccaataaattaataatttaattcatGATTGTCTTTCAAAAGCCAGAAAACTTGTCACCTAGGCTCAAAATGCTAAGAACAGGtaactgaaaacacaggaaaagatttcaagtcttttttaaattcacttttgTGCTTTCAGCAACTAAATAAACACCCACAGAAATGACGAGGTTACTGTACTTGGCATAGTTAGAGTCATGCATAATATATTATAGACAAGTACCTCCTAAACAGTGTTGACATCTATTGTTTGCAGGAGATTTGTGATACTACAGCAAGTATGGACACACGGAATGTTGTATCTACGTTAATGGAGCTACATCATGAATTTCTAAGTACTTCTGGGTGGTAAAGCTGGCAAACCTACCCTATAATGTGGTAAGGGTTCCCAAACATGCTAGAGAGCGAGGTTATTAACATCTCAGCTGCTTTGCTCGGTAAAGCTGTGTTGGAATCTTTGTCACCAATGACTGAAATTTTTTAAACGACTCTTATCACATCTGCCTGCATACTGGTGTTCCCCTCGTCTGAAGGTCAGGTGGGTAGGGTGATGGTTTATTCTTGTTTGGTTCCAAAGATttggaggaagaaggaaaagataTAAATAATATCCAGGTAGATGTTGAGAGTGGCGAAGACATACTCCTCTGGACTTATGGTATACCTCTTGTTTCCCATGAGGAGCTGGGTGTCGAACGCCAAAAACTGTTACAGAAGATGAAAGAGCAAGAAAGACGTGTTTTTGTTACTTCTGATTCTGACAGTCTGCAATAAACGATATTTTCTATCAATAATGTCTGAGTGTCTGCACTCTTACCATGGTAAACAGTATGGCTCCCAAGACCGCGTAGATGGAATCCAACCATGGTACCTAAATGGAAATAATGACTTGATTAGCTGTGATTCCAGTGTTTAGTGGAAGCTGTTTGAGTTTCATCTGTCATCAAATATTTGACTGTTTTCAatcatatttgagaaaaatacATCCACACGTCAATCATACATGTCACTCAGTCGATGTAATAACTTTAATTAGTCATACTTACGTATTGAAATGGAAGGACGAGTGCCAGCACCATGCCAGAGATGAACATGACCATGCAGAAGACAAAGAGCACACCTTGGTAGGAGGTCACATCAAACTGGATGGAGAAAGCACAAGACATCAAACCAAAGTTTATCaaatattgtataaaaaaaaactgacacaCAATCAAGCAAACTGTATATCACATAAAAATATAGGAATATAGGAAtggataaatatgatttttctcACCTTAGTTTGGAAGCTGAAGACTGTGACCAcgagacaaacagctgctgtgatgcCCAGACACATCACcactgacttggtgttatagAAACTAAACGAACGAAAGAATGAAACAATTACTGGAAATGTTTCGAGATATTcatgatataaaaatgtatacagCTCTGACCAGTAAGATAGTCTGAAGATGGAAATCCACCACAAGATAAATTGCAAAGTAAAAGGAAACGATCACATAAAGCAGTGAGCAAACATGAAGCCTACCTGGACAACATCCCCGTCATgtaggagagggagagggtctGTAACACATGACAGTGAAAGTCATGAATGGACagttttcactttcacaaagtatttttattcatttgttttagaTCATTTGAACTGTCAACTTCCATTCATTTGTGGAGGAAAAGTTACACATAAACAAATACTAATAattagaatgacactcagtagagcgcatacctctgccaaggccaaacaatcctgcAAAATATTAATGATTATCTAGATCTTATagtagaaacaaaaaaaagaaaaaggaagtggtctgaaaacctcaatgatttatttgtcatcgAACAAATAGTCGTTAACAGGGGACATGAAAAACAATGGAACGTATATCTTGCTTGGGCATCTGCTCAAGAGAAATAAACTAAACAGTATTTTATAGCAACACTAAATAAAGTAGAAGGGTTAAAGTCTAAGGACAATAATCATCCGATGTGGAACAAATCATTTTATGAAATCTGGAAATATGTAGCAGTTGGATCCAAACCAAGGTAGACACAGTCCAGTAAATGTGctattttaaaatcaagatctgtgcaaaatttacaaaaatgttggaaatactaaagaaatgtatttttatccaAATCCACACCGAAATGTAATGGTTCACTTCCAGACTCAGGCCcccatacctccaccaagttcGGTGGAATGGATTTAGTCGCTTTTGCATAATCATGCAAAATAAttaactgacaaacaaacaaacaagtaatGAATGAATTTTACTGTTTGCTTTTCTAAACCCCAGCGTATAGTATTGATTTCAAAACATTGTCTATTCATGAAACtgtacaataaaaacacaagtaacaGCCGAGTACTTACAAAGATGGCAAGCAGAATCAGATTCCATGGAAACTGTCTCCTGTAGGTGTGAGGGAAAGACAATTCCAATATTTTAGTCGTTTAAATTTTTCcaattttattcatttactttcgTTGACGTTTGAGAACTTTGAACTTACCTtggtgcagagcagcaggacaGGGTCAGATATGTGACGAAGAACACGGCGctgtaaaacagaaatattgaaatattatatttgGTTAGACATAAGCGAGTATATTACTGACTTGAGACTGATCAAACTTGTTACTCACTAAGAGGCCCAGTACCACCCAGGGTTGCTTTGGATGTATTCCTTCACAGGGTCACTAAAAGCAGGATATTCTTAAGTGAGCACAACACCAAGTGATTTCTTGTtccatattttattcattaaacattagataaaattgaaataaatggtcTCACCAGAATGTGAAAATAGCCACAATAGCAAAAGTGACCAAAAGTTGGATCATCAAGATGGCATACACCTGAAAGGAAGCAAGTTCCagtgttaaaacaaatacatagaTGTACATgctgggcagctgtggctgaggggggagagcggttgtcctctaacGGTGGGAGGTTCGatcccatctgcatgccgatgAGTCCaagggcaagatactgaactccGAATTGCCcttcatagaaaaagtgctgcccatagatgcactgtatgaatgtgtgtgtgaatgggtgaatggcaataacctGTAATGTAAAGCGCTCTGAGtggtcaagactagaaaagcgctttataaatacagaccatttaccatttacaggCATTTAGAGCAGAACTAATAAAGTTACCAATGTGATGATAACACTTTTTATACCTTTCGGATGAAGACCCTCCTGATGTTGCGATCATCCCAAGTGAACTCTGTGAGCATCTCTGCATCACTGTAGCAGGGAGCACTGGTGCCTGAAGAATAAAGAAACACTTATTTGAGACTGTTTGTTGTTGAGGATTTACAATACATATGTACTACCATCATTACAGCACCATCccaaaaaatcaaatcaaatctaaataaTAATGGCAAAGAAACGTCAGGTCTTGTCGTACCTGCGGTGGCTTCCTCGTAGCTGGGAGGAGCTGGTGCCACCGTGGCCTCTCCACTGGAGGAGCCATTGGCGGATTTGTTCGCAAGTAACAACTGATGGTACAAAAGATGCACAGTTGATTATTTGGTAGTTCACAGTCTGTTGCTCATTTTAGCCGAGAGTGAATGAATATTTGAGGGAAAGAAAAGCTCCTCGTTGATTTAacctgaagatgaagatgaaattCCTTGTTTTGAGTGTAAAGTTTTTTAACTTCTTAATGTTGTTGCATATACTTTAACTGGAGTAATACGATGTGTAATTCATACTCTTCAGGATAAATATAAAGTAGAGCCCAACCGATCAATAGGTtggccaataaaaaaaaacagccaataTGAGTGTTAGTGTTTTGTGATATGAAAAGTTTAACTTTGCGGAAAATAATTAATACAGGAAAGaagtgcatttatgtttacattatATGTAAAACAAAATCCTAATTCGAGATCAATATGtctgatttctttttatttgtagttatttataattaagtTAAACTGTGTCATGTCAAGCCTCGATTAGACTTTCTGTTGTAAGGGATCGGATCATTgtcatcattatttatttaactgtaaataCTGCCAGAAACCGGTCGTCATGGTGACCAACATGGCAAAACAACCGATGACGCATCAGGCTTTGCATTAGTGAACACAAAAATACCACATgagcatgaatgaatgaaaaataacagaattTGACTAAGATGCTTTGAACTAGCTGCTCTATGGTTCATTCAGTCCTGCTGTTTGTGGCTGTAGGCCCACCACTATGATGCAGGTCACAGaaccacagtaaaaaaaaaagacgaacACTAGTGATGCTTATCCTGAACAGTCTGCATTGCATCAAACATTAAACGTCAGTGAGACCAAAGAGTTGAAGTAACGACATGCACATGAACATAGGTcacatacagaaataaaaaaaaaacacaactgttttAATGTACGTCACAGTAGATGAGAAtggaaaaaacaactgaatgatGCATTTCAGCAAACACATACCTTGCCCTGTGTCATGAtgcctgtctgtcctcctgcagTATGTTGCCTTGTTCTGTTTGCCAACCAGTCAATGGGGCTCTGGTGTCTGAGGACTGACAGCTGTGAGAAAGCACCTTGGATTGAAAATGCGCTGCCTCTCTGCTCGGACTGAAAACCCTGTGACGATCCAGTGATGTAAGCCCACAACAACGCAGTTAAGACTCGTGCAGACgccccctccctcacccacagAGGGATGTTCTAGCAGCATCCAAGTGACGCAGCACCATAGAAAAACGCTGGGACTGTACCACAGCACCAGGAAAAACGGGGAGAATGGATGCCTGCATGCCTTGTGAGGAGAAAAGTCCAGAGAAATCTGGAAAAATGCTCTACAGAAAAGAAATAGTCGAGGGGAATCACAGGAGTCAAAATAACTGTctaatttaaatattaacacaatTTTTTCAGTGTATTTAAATAGTCAACTTGCTTTTAAATTACCTGAGAAAGTAAATGGAAGCAATTATCAGCTGGTATTTGTCAAATGAATTAAgccaaatatgtattttttaaatgaaggaaaataaGACCTCAGTCCAAAGAAGTTTTGTTAATTATTAATTCAATCAAAAGACTTTTGTGAGAACATTTCCCCTTTAAAATATGGTAATTTTAAATATCTGAAGTTGGACCAATTTGTATGATCTGAGGCCCCTACCTGAAACAACAGTATACAAGTAAACGTCATAAACCATTAATTTGCCACAGAATAGAAATtccaataaaagaaacatcatgTACAatattacttattttatttacaagttCGATGAACAGAGACACATAGAAAATATCCCTAAGATGGTGCAGGTAGAGTAAACCTGActtaaaacaaacattcagaatCCAAAGTACAGTGCAGGAAGTAATGTAAAAACTGACATTCAGATATACAGGCTCATTATGATCTTATTTCTTTGGATATTTATTTTGCTCACTGTAAATTATTGTCTTTCCATTTGATAAAACTGCAGAATGACTGATGCCCAATAGCAAGTGaaattcattatattattattaaggtTGATATGATCACGTTCCACCAACATCCCTACACAGACAGGACTGATCATCTAGTCTCTCCCAAAAAGCAAAAGTAAacatataaaaatgaaaatgttatttaaatttaatctcCTAAAACAcctcctttgacctttgactttctTCACTGATACATTTGGCAAGATGCAGACATCTCACTTATCTGTTCATACACATTAGCTTTATACTTTCAGTTTCACAAAACTGGTATAACTCATTTGAAAGCACAAATGATTGTGGTCAATCTCCTCAGTACATCTCCCCCTCGCCTCTGGTTTCATCCAGTTTAAGGTCTGTGTCATTTCTGCCCAGAGTGAACAGACTAACAACAGCCATCAAAGCTGCCAGC
The sequence above is drawn from the Hippoglossus hippoglossus isolate fHipHip1 chromosome 7, fHipHip1.pri, whole genome shotgun sequence genome and encodes:
- the LOC117764753 gene encoding protein lifeguard 2-like, with the protein product MTQGKLLLANKSANGSSSGEATVAPAPPSYEEATAGTSAPCYSDAEMLTEFTWDDRNIRRVFIRKVYAILMIQLLVTFAIVAIFTFCDPVKEYIQSNPGWYWASYAVFFVTYLTLSCCSAPRRQFPWNLILLAIFTLSLSYMTGMLSSFYNTKSVVMCLGITAAVCLVVTVFSFQTKFDVTSYQGVLFVFCMVMFISGMVLALVLPFQYVPWLDSIYAVLGAILFTMFLAFDTQLLMGNKRYTISPEEYVFATLNIYLDIIYIFSFFLQIFGTKQE